AAGCATGCGCAAGAGTCAATCCGACTGTGGAAAAGCTTGCAGAGATCAGCGGACCAAACTTAGGCCGAAGCGCGAGGGGGTGACCGCACGGGAAAGCGCGACGTGGAAAGGATCGCGCCCGCCCCATCAAGGGTGAACCTGCAGGCCCGGCCAGCATGACGAAACGTCAGCCGCCAGCGCCCCGCATCTTCGCCCTCCCCCGCTTCGCAAAGTGAGGTGAGAGTGCCCTCGCGCATCGCAAGGCGCACATCGTCCTCGGTCATCCTGAAGGCTTCAGCCAGGAGGACAGCCGGAATGACGAAGCCCTCACCATCGCGTTCGATCCGGTTCACGGCTGACCCACCAAGCCAAGTGGACTTTGCGGTGCCAGCGCGATATCGGCCAGGGTCGACCGGTTCAGATCGTCCAGAAACGCCACTTCCGCCGACCTGAGACGGGGCTTCAGGCCGCATCGCCCGTCGATCGAACAGGTTCCTGTCCCGGCCCCAAAGCACTCGACCAGCGGCTGACCTTCCTCAAGCAGGCACACGATGTCGCCCAGACGGATATCTGCCGCCGGTCGCGCAAGCAC
This sequence is a window from Paracoccus zhejiangensis. Protein-coding genes within it:
- a CDS encoding RrF2 family transcriptional regulator codes for the protein MRLTSFTDFGLRMLMRMAGDPARAFSTSELAEDLGLSRNHLAKIMQHLSRAGFIDTRRGGGGGAVLARPAADIRLGDIVCLLEEGQPLVECFGAGTGTCSIDGRCGLKPRLRSAEVAFLDDLNRSTLADIALAPQSPLGLVGQP
- a CDS encoding DUF6522 family protein; the protein is MNRIERDGEGFVIPAVLLAEAFRMTEDDVRLAMREGTLTSLCEAGEGEDAGRWRLTFRHAGRACRFTLDGAGAILSTSRFPVRSPPRASA